The genomic region CGGACCTGGATGCGCGCCTGGGTGCGCTGCTGAGTACGGACGTGCCGGCGATCCTGGCCGACGTGGTGGGGACGTTGGCGGCGCGCGGCGCGCTCCCATCCCACCGGGTGGGGTCCTTTCTCCAACATGAGGATGCGCGCGTGCGCGACAGCGCGCTCGAAGGGGCCATCGCCGCGCCCCGCCAGGAGTTCCGGAGGCCCCTGCTCGGGTTGCTGGGCGCGGGAGCTTCCATTCCGTGTGCCGCGTTGATGGATGCGGGCCTGGTGCATGGACTGCGCGAGGCCTGGGTCGCCTGCGCGCGCGCGGTCGAAGCCTGGGAGCCCGAGGCGCTGGTCCTGTGGGCCCTGGGGGGTGGGGTGAAGGACGTCGCGCGGCTGGTGGAGCTGCTCGGCCAGGCGCCGCTCCGCGCCCCGGTGCTCTGGGCGCTGGGCTTCTCGGGGCGGGTGGAGGCCGCCGACGCCTGCCTCACCTGGATGGAGGACCCGAAGGTGGCCGCGCTCGCCGGTGAGGCCTTCGGGGCCATCACGGGGTTGCGGCTCGAAGGCGACTTCTCCGTGGCGCGGGACGAGGACTCCGAGGCCTCCGAGGAGGACGACCCGGAGGCGGACCTGACGCTGCGTCCCGAGGACGACCTGCCCCTGCCCCGCGCGCAAGCGGTGGCCGCGTGGTGGCGGAGCGCACGCCCGGGGTTCGAGTCAGGCCGGCGCTACCTGCGCGGGCGCCCGCTGGACGCGGCGGTGTTGATGGAAGCGCTGGCCGTGGAACCCATGCGGCGCCGGCACGTGCTGGCGCGGGAGCTGGCGCTGCGCACCCGTGGCGCGTGCCGCGTGCAGACCCGGGCGCGGGTGGGCCTGCAGCGCGCCATGCTCCAGCAGGTCGTGTCCTCGGGAGTCCAGGTCCGCTTGCAGGCGCCACTGGCGCAG from Pyxidicoccus trucidator harbors:
- a CDS encoding TIGR02270 family protein, which gives rise to MGRMLRDVVEEHLDEASWQWLQRGRSLLAPDYDLTETAVVEERLMAHVDGLVAAGSDAVEAILAPALVPDDPSRVAAAALALLEGGEAGWLLELGLGDPELRPLLRAPLALAACPDLDARLGALLSTDVPAILADVVGTLAARGALPSHRVGSFLQHEDARVRDSALEGAIAAPRQEFRRPLLGLLGAGASIPCAALMDAGLVHGLREAWVACARAVEAWEPEALVLWALGGGVKDVARLVELLGQAPLRAPVLWALGFSGRVEAADACLTWMEDPKVAALAGEAFGAITGLRLEGDFSVARDEDSEASEEDDPEADLTLRPEDDLPLPRAQAVAAWWRSARPGFESGRRYLRGRPLDAAVLMEALAVEPMRRRHVLARELALRTRGACRVQTRARVGLQRAMLQQVVSSGVQVRLQAPLAQALG